From Microbacterium rhizosphaerae:
CTTGACGACGGCGTGGAACGCCGAGAATGCTGCTTCGTTACTGTCTTGCCTCATTGCTCTCTCTCATTCTGCCGAGGGAGAGCCCCTGGACGCGCAAATGGCCGGCTCTGGAGCCGGCCGAGTCTGCTCTTGGGGTCGGTCGAGTCGACCCTTCCAGAAGCCCTGCCGGGATTCTTCTTAGTTTGTCGCGGGCCCCTCGTGGGCGCCGATTCGGCTATTCCGCCAGGCTTCTCAGCCCGGCACTTTCATGGTGACATGCGACGCGCTGATTGCACAAGCAGGTGTTTGCGGAGCGCATAGTGGTGCGCTAGAAACTACTCATGAGCGTGGACTGGACGTACGAAGAAGTCGTAGTTGTCGCGGATGTCGTGCAGCAACACGGGTGGCGCTCGCTGAGACGCGACGACACGGAAGTCACTCGACTCTCGGAGCTGCTGCGCGCGGCGAAAGTGCACCCCGTCGACTCCAGGGACGACAAGTTCCGCAACCCGGCAGGTGTCGCACGCAAGACCGCAGACCTCGCGACAGCGCACCCGGACTATGAGGGCAAGACCACTAGGGGCGGAAGCATGACCCTCCAGGTGCTTGAGGCGTTCCTAGACGACCCGGAGGGCATGCGGCCTATTGCCGCTTCGATCCGAGAGGCCCTGCGTAGCGGTCAGCAGGTTGAGGTCAATGAGCTCGTGCCCCCCGGCGAAGGGGACGGACTTCGTGAAGGCCGCCTGCTTCTCGCGCTTCACGTCAAACGCGAGCGCAACCGCGCATTGAGGACTGCACGCATCAATGGCGCCCTTGCGTCCGGCATGGGGCTGGCGTGCGAGGTATGCGGGTTTGACTTCGAGAAGAAGTACGGAGCTCGCGGTGCCGGATACATCGAGGTGCACCACACGCTCCCACTTCACGTGTCAGGCGAGGTCAAGACGAAGCTCGAAGATCTCGCCCTTCTGTGCGCAAACTGCCACCGAATGGCGCACCGAGCTCCCTGGGTCACCCCCCGACAGCTAGGGCGTGTCTCCTAACCGTTTGAGCCAGAGGGTGATGGCTCTTAGGACGGCTCCGCCGCGGTAGGTGAGGGCGAGTTTGTCGTAGCGGGTGGCGAGGCCGCGCCACTGCTTGTCTTCGTTGAAGCCGCGTTCGACGACGTTTCGGCCCTTGTAGTCCTGGATGTCGTAGCTGACCGGCCGCCCGCCGCGGGAGCCGCGCCGTTTGCGATGGCCCTGCTGGTCCGACGGCTCGGGTATGACGGCGACGATGTCCCGGTCCCGCAGGTGCTGCCGGATCGCACGGGACGAGTACGCCTTGTCGCCGCGGAGCCGGTCAGGGCGGGTGCGCGGCCTTCCGGGTCCGCGCCGGGCGACTTTGAGGTGGTCCATCAGGACGGGGAACATCGGCGCGTCGCCGGCTTGTCCCGGCCCGACGAGCACCACCAGCGGACGCCCGCG
This genomic window contains:
- a CDS encoding HNH endonuclease; this translates as MSVDWTYEEVVVVADVVQQHGWRSLRRDDTEVTRLSELLRAAKVHPVDSRDDKFRNPAGVARKTADLATAHPDYEGKTTRGGSMTLQVLEAFLDDPEGMRPIAASIREALRSGQQVEVNELVPPGEGDGLREGRLLLALHVKRERNRALRTARINGALASGMGLACEVCGFDFEKKYGARGAGYIEVHHTLPLHVSGEVKTKLEDLALLCANCHRMAHRAPWVTPRQLGRVS